Part of the Vigna unguiculata cultivar IT97K-499-35 chromosome 3, ASM411807v1, whole genome shotgun sequence genome, GGgttcaaaatatttatagatgTGTGTAGTTATGTGAAGACAAGAAGCTACAAGTCACAAAAATTGTGCATGTATTTCAATGAAGTTTATAGAGGTATTATACCTATGAGAAGATAACAAGTGCTAAAGATTTTcttacttaaattaaaaatctttaataAGCAAAAGACGATAAGACGAAAACATGTGTTTTTCTTCAAAGTTTGATTTCCATAAGACAAAGGAAATATGAGAGAATATATTATGGGAATGTCAAATTTGTTTCAAAACTTAAGacactaaaaagaaaaaaaaatgttttaatgaatttattttatatttgttaggaagtggactttaagtctaattcaactcCACAAAATCGGTTTGCAAGATGAAGTTTGCATCAGGTGCGATCATTTTAAACGACCAAGGGAAGCCACGGctccctttttttaatttatatatattttaaaatttttaaaattttttattattctattaatttagtttggaaAAGTTGTTTAGGATTTGAAAACTGTGttctcttcctcttctcttctgttattttttgttctcCTTTATTTGGTTTCTTCATTTTCCATACCTCTCTTTCTCACATCTTCTTTATATCTCAATTTTCACTCTTAATTTGTCgtcattttcaaaatcaaattgcactaaagtaaaattaaggagttaagaaatatttttggaccgaacaatttgttcattttctatccttttttttttgttagaagcAATATGTTTTCGTCttgtatgtaatttttttacattataggTATATCTCTAtttgttatagataataaaatcataatctaATTATTGATTGAACTAAtcatttaaaagttgttaattttattaaaatattgagtttttGTTTTGAGATTTAGTTTGggtattcatattttttttaaataaatactaaaaaataaaaattaaatcaatcatGTATGTacacaaaataattttacttcaaaaatttaattaaagttttataactttttttatcgTCCAAAATATACAATGTTTGATGAAAGGTTATTTAGATacctaaaataatattatgattatgaaAGGTTATTTAGATacctaaaataatattatgatttgaCGAGgagtcaaattaaaattattaaattttggaatGTGACTATAGTTATTATAAAATGGATAGTGGTCCCCAACAGACAAACAAAATTGGTATTTAAGATCCTGTACATATGATTGTGCTAtactctaaaaaaaaaaaaaatatatatatatatatatatatatatatatatattcgagtataattattatttgttacaAATTTCTTTCAGGAATTCTCAACCCATCATCgataatatcattttccttcACAACTTTTCATAAATCTAACTCTTCCTAATAAGTTTGCATTGTTAGCATGGCACTGTAACCTTTGCTTTAGAAGAGTGCAATAATGATTTCtatcaacttttcttcttttttacatGTCTGGTAAGAATCATATTTGATATCACTTTTGAGAATTTTAgaagttataaaatataaaagataacaaAGATATATTGTATAaaggatattattattttattttattgatattgtaCACATATAGAACAAAATGTGATCgaatatcaaatattaacaatatataatcataattttctaaatataaacagtaattatatatttttatctatacgaaataaatatatataaatatatatatatatatatataaaatcttttattgaAATTGTTGATATATCGAGATATTTAGgctattttgtgtttttttgaaaaaaaatattcatagtccTCTTTCTTACaactaaatagaaaaaaacaacgttacaattttaaacaaatatgctataatttgaaatttacacgttacaaaaataaataacgaaatattaatttcttaaaaattaagatttCTATTGTCAACAGTacacacaaaatttaaaatttgaaatatatgatacaaactttgaatttgaaatttaaaatggcaaacatgataaaaatatgatattaaagtttgaatttcaaatttgaaatcccaaaatactataaaaagttaaaacttttttaatgaattttttaataattttaaacaatcgTCACATATTTCTTTCCTTTAGGAAAAGTTTAgccaataatttaaaatagaattttgaTAACGTAGacacaaatgtataattataaagtgaaaattataatatttttaaaacattttaaggATATAAATTTCACTGatgattttaatttcattttttatcctAAAATTAAGAtacatatttctaaatttaaaatttgaattatacgataataaagtttgaactcaaaattcaaaatcataaaaattataagaatgtGGTGACAAAGTTTAAATCTCAAGatctaataaaattatgaaaaaataactcTAATAAAAGAGTCAACCAGATGTCtaactttttgtatttttacatagtcttctttatatttgttctcCATGATTTTTGATTGTTTACAATTTATATCTGATCGAATGGATAACTTTTCCATAGTGATTTTTTGCaaacttttctctttttctacgAGACCtataagaataatatttaatatcacttttgaaatttttagaagttattaaaatataaaagatatcaaaattatattatactaGCATAAACATAGGCGTTGTCGTGCCTGTATGTACGCATTTTTTacatatgcatgatattatattagtaggtgatgatattgtaatgttattcagttaatatataaaataaaattatatttattaaaagtaaaatgaaatatattagaaaagacTACcataaacacaggcgctatcgcgcttGTGTGTAtgcaatttttaaatatgtataatattatattagtaggtaataatattgtaatattattaagttaatatataaattaaaattatatttttaaaaaataaagtgaaatatatcagaacatatgaaagaataaccattgataaataaagaagagaaaaagcagAGAtagtcaattttataaaaaacttgtaaaagtaacggtcaatttttaaaaatttaataaattattatatttaaaggataaaattggtattttgaaatgtgtacACACAAAaaagaattttctttatatattgttatagataagagAATAACCGTTGATAATTAGGGAAAAAGACAAGAAGCAGATatagacgattttataaaaaacttataaaaataacggtcaatttttaaagatttaataaataattatattttaaagggtaaaattggaattttgaaatgtgaacacaaaagaaagaataaaaataacggtcaattttaaaaaatttaataaataattatattttaaaaggtaaaattgaaattttgaaatatggatACAAAAAagagattttcttttatatattgttatagattattattttattttattgatatattgtatctataacaatatataaaggagattcctctttttgtgtccacttttcaaaatactgattttaccctttaaatataataatttattaaatttttaaaaattaactgttacttttataaattttttataaaatcggatgTCTCTGATTCTTctcatctttatttatcaatggttattcttttatctgttctgatatatttcactttatttttaataaatataattttaatttatatattaacttaataacattataatattatcacctactaatataatattacacatatttaaaaaatcatacaaaCATGCACGTagtatttataaagaaaatgtgactggatatcaaatatttacaaaatataatcataaatttcaaaatataaataataatgatatatttttatctatacGAAAGATATTTCTAAAaactgattttttaaaaaaataatttaaacaaaaataaatattaaacaaatactCCGAATAAATTTGAGATTCTGGCGTTGTAGTGATTTTACTGTGTCTCACATGAAGGCGAAGGCGCTGAAATCTGGAAGTCAGAAAAGTCTGAAAGCTGAAAGAGTCCGCCATCACATCAAGGCCAAGTCTAATCTTATATTAGTCAAACTTTTTCTTACTCCTGACTTCTTCCTTTCATCTCTCTATAAATATACACGCCAACCATACCCTTATCCTTCATTCTCATTCTCATCTCTCATCAACACACACATCCATGGCTTCTTTCCAAACCACACCTTTACTCTCTTCTTCTCTAACCAAAATCAACGCTTCTATCCGTCTCCCTAACCCTTCACCACCCTCTTATTCCGTCCCAAAACTACCATCAACAACAACCCTGCGCGTTCATCAACTTAATGGATCCAAACACACAATTCCATTAGAGAACAACGTCGTTACCACACACATATATCAACATTTATTCACTCCCACCACCAACAAATCTAATAACCCCACTGTTCAACTCTACGCAATTCTGGAGGAAGTCGCTGACAGGATTCAAATGCACGCAAACATCGGCGAACAAAGAAACAACTGGAATACTCTTCTTCTTAACTCCGTCAACATCATCACTCTCACTGCCACAGCCATGGCTGGTGTTGCTGCAGTCACCACTGCTGACGCTGGGGCACCGCTTTTGGCCTTGAAACTATCATCCACTCTCTTGTTTTCCGCGGCCACTGGAATGTCACTCATCATGAACAAAATCCAGCCCTCACAACTCGCCGAGGAGCAGCGCAATGCTACAAGGTTGTTTAAACAGCTTCATACCCAGATCCAAACCCTAATCGCAATTGGAAATCCCACAGAGAAAGATGTGAAGAGTTCAATGGAGAAGGTGCTGGCACTCGACAGAGCTTACCCACTCCCCTTGTTGGGAGCCATGCTTGACAAGTTTCCCGCAAAATATGAACCTGCGGTCTGGTGGCCTTCGTCTCAATCCCAGAGAAGAAGTAGAACAGAAGAAAGCAAAAGGAGTAAGAATGGATGGAGTGAAGAGCTTGAAAAGGAGTTGAGGGAAGTGATGAAAGTGATAAAGAAGAAAGACAGTGAGGAGTATGAGAGGCTTGGAAACATAGCGTTGAAGGTGAGCAAGAGTCTTGCAATTGCGGGGCCTTTGCTGAGTGGGATAGCAGCAGTGGGGTCTTCGTTTCTGGGGAATGGCTCATTGGCTGCATTAGTGCCTCTCCTCGCTGGCTCCTTGGCTTCAGCGGTTAATGCATTTGAGCACGGTGGCCAAGTGGGCATGGTCTTCGAAATGTACAGAAACTGTGGTGGATTC contains:
- the LOC114176996 gene encoding probable F-box protein At4g22030; the protein is MASFQTTPLLSSSLTKINASIRLPNPSPPSYSVPKLPSTTTLRVHQLNGSKHTIPLENNVVTTHIYQHLFTPTTNKSNNPTVQLYAILEEVADRIQMHANIGEQRNNWNTLLLNSVNIITLTATAMAGVAAVTTADAGAPLLALKLSSTLLFSAATGMSLIMNKIQPSQLAEEQRNATRLFKQLHTQIQTLIAIGNPTEKDVKSSMEKVLALDRAYPLPLLGAMLDKFPAKYEPAVWWPSSQSQRRSRTEESKRSKNGWSEELEKELREVMKVIKKKDSEEYERLGNIALKVSKSLAIAGPLLSGIAAVGSSFLGNGSLAALVPLLAGSLASAVNAFEHGGQVGMVFEMYRNCGGFFTLLEETIRETLEEKDSEKRENGEVFEMKVAIKLGRSVSELRRLASKSASCGMEGIAVDEFASKLF